The sequence below is a genomic window from Deltaproteobacteria bacterium.
GGCTGCTGAGGGCGTACGAGCATCAGAACGGGTGGGTGAACCGGCTGATCCTTGGCGACTCGCTGGTGGTGATGAACTCCTTACTCGGGTACGAGGGCGTGGGCGGTCAAGTGCAGACCATCTACATGGATCCGCCCTACGCCGTGAAGTTCGGGTCCAACTTTCAGCCCTTCGTGCGCAAGCGCGACGTCACCCATGGCGACGACGAGCACATGGTGCGGGAGCCGGAGATGGTCCAGGCGTACCGGGACACCTGGGAACTCGGCCTGCATTCCTTCCTGACCTACCTGAGGGACCGGTTGCTGCTGGCGCGGGAGCTGCTCCATCCGTCCGGGAGCATCTTCGTCCAGATGTCCGATACCAATCTGCACCATGTCCGCGAGGTAATGGACGAGGTGTTCGGCGCGGAGTGCTTTGTCTCGCAGATCAGTTTCCAGACGACATCGGGATTTCAGACGAAGACGCTTGCGACCCTTGGTGATTTTATTCTGTGGTACGCGCGGGATCCGGAGAGGCTCAAGGTAAGGAAGTTGTTCGAGGAACAGCCCGTCGTGCTTGGTGAAGGCAACGCAAGATGGGTGCTTCTCCCGGACGGAAGCTACCGAGGAGTGACCGCGGCCGAGAGGCGTGGAGAAGCGGCCGTACCAACAGAAAGCCGTCTTTATAGCCCGAGCGGAATGGAATCTCCTGGTTCACCGAGTCAACCGCAGCCGTTCGACTTCCAGGGTCGGAAGTTCGAACCGAATCACAATCGTCATTGGGCGGCCAATTATCCGATCGGTCTCGAACGCCTCGCTAGGGCAGGAAGAATACATGTTGCCGCCAATAGCTTGAGGTATCGCCGCTTCCCTTCAGATTTCCCATATAAGACCTTGGGCAATATTTGGACAGACACCATGACAGGAAGTTTCACGGAGACGAAGTCCTACGTGGTGCAGACCAACCCCAAGGTAATCGAACGGTGCCTGCTGATGACATCCGACCCTGGCGATCTGGTATTCGATCCTACCTGCGGCTCGGGGACCACCGCGTATTGCGCGGAGAAGTGGGGGCGGCGTTGGATCACCACCGACACGTCGCGGGTGCCGCTTGCGCTCGCGCGCCAGCGCCTGCTCACCAGCACCTTCGAATTCTACCAGCTCAAGGAGCTGGGAAGGGGTCCGGCAGGAGGCTTCGAATATCGGCGCAGACAGAACGCCAAAGGAGAAGAAGTCGGCGGCATCGTGCCACACATCACCCTTGAATCCATCGCCAACGACGAGCCGGCAAAGGAGGAAGTGCTTGTTGACCGGCCGGAGACGGACGCTGGCGTCACCCGCGTGAGCGGTCCGTTCTGTGTCGAGGCGACCATTCCGACGCCGGTTGATTGGGAAGGAGATGGTAAGGAAGACTCGGGCGATGCCTCCGCCGCCAAGGCTTATGCGAGTCACGTGAATCGCATGATCGCGGTGTTGCAGCATTCGCCGGTGCTCCGTCTCGGCGGCGGTCAGACCGTAACCCTTTCCAAGGTGCGTCTGCCCGCGCGGACCATGAGCTTGTCGGCCGAGGCCTCGGTCGAAGGCTATGGAGAGCAGACGGCTGCCATCGTCTTCGGTCCGGAGAACGGCGCAGTCTCGGAGTTGCTGGTGTTCGAGGCGGCGCGTGAGGCATATGCCAAGGGGTACGGCCACCTCTATGTCATCGGCTTCGCCATACAGCCTGATGCGCGGCGCCTGATTGAGGGTTGCGAGCAGACGGTCGGCGTACCCGCGACTTATGTGCAGGCGAGCATGGATTTGTTGATGGGAAATCTGCTCAAGAACCTGCGGTCGAGTCAAATCTTCTCAGTATGCGGTCTCCCGGACGTGCGGATCAGAAAATCTGCCAAGCAAGGCTATCAGGTCGAGCTTCGTGGTCTCGACGTGTTCGATCCGGTCGCGATGGACTCGGATCATCGGCAGGGGAGTGATGTCCCGGCGTGGTTCCTCGACACGGATTACAATGGACTCTGCTTCCACGTGTGCCAGGCGTTCTTCCCACGGACTTCGGCATGGGAAGGTCTCAAGCGTTCACTCCAAGGCGAGTTCGAGGACACCGTGTGGGCGCATCTGTCGGGGACTGTCAGCACTCCGTTCCAGGCTGGCGAGCACGGGCAGGTGGCAGTGAAAGTGGTCGATGATCGCGGAAACGAACTGATGGTCGTCAAGCCACTCTCGGAGGCGGATGGGTGATCCGCACGGTTCGCATCCGGGGCTTCAAGCGTTTCGATGATGTGGAGTTCCGTCTGCCGGGGCACATGGTCCTGGCCGGTCCCAACAATACCGGGAAAACGACGGTGCTTCAGGCTATCGCTTCATGGTCCCTTGCCTTGCGGCGGTGGCGTGAGCTCAACGACTTCAATCCTCGACAGGGTTATACGCGTGCGCCTATCGCGAGGCAGGCGTTTGCGGCGGTTCCTCTTCGGAGTTTCGATCTGATGTGGAAAGACCGCGAATATTGGGATCAGATCGAGATCGAGATCCGGCATGACGCCGGCTGGTCCGTGACGATGGAGCTTATCGCGGACAGCACTGAGCAGATCTATGTCCGCCCCAAGGTGGATGTGCCGGCTGATACGCTGCGCAAACTGGACCTTGGCGTGGTCTACGTACCTCCGATGACCGGATTGGAGACAAACGAACGGCTATTTCAGCCTGCTGCCATCGAGCAGATCCTCGGCCTCAGCCGTCCCGGCGAAGTGTTGCGCAATCTGCTGGTCGTCGCGAGCCTCGATGATGCCGCTTGGGCTGCAATTCAAGACTCTATAGGGAAGCTCTTCGGCTATGAGCTGCTAGTCCCTGACGCCAGTGGGCCGTATATCCGGGCCGAGTACAGAATGACGAAAGGGGGGCAGCCCCTTGATATCGCCAGCGCGGGTAGCGGGTTTCAACAGGTGCTGATGCTGCTCACGTTTCTCAATACGAGGGAGGGTTCGGTTCTCCTTCTCGACGAGCCCGATGCGCATCTTCACCTGATCCTGCAGGACGCCATCTACTACGAGCTTCGCACCGTTGCCGCCCGTCATAGATCCCAGCTCGTCATTGCGACACACTCCGAGGTGATAATCAATTCGGTCGAGCCTCGCGAGCTATGTGTCACACTCAACGAGCCCCGGATGGTTGCCGACAATGAGGAGCGCAGCCGACTGATTAAATCACTTGGTGTACTCAGTAACGCAGATGTGATGCAGGCGTTTGAGGTCCGCGGTGTGCTGTACGTCGAAGACTACACGGACATCAACATCCTGCGGACCTGGGCCACGAACCTGAAACACAAGGCCGAATCCCTGCTCACTACCGAGTTGATGTGGAAGCCGGTGGTTTTCCAGGCGCAGGAAGGGCGGCCAGGGATCAAGGCGCGAGACCATTTCGACGCGCTACGACTCGTGCGGGACGAATTACCTGGTCTGGAACTGCTCGACGGTGACGCTCACCCCGCGGTACCGGAGACAGAAATCACCCGGACGGGCTTGCAGCGGCTTCGCTGGCGACGTTACGAGATTGAGAGTTATCTTGTTCACCCGCATGCGCTGGCCCGCTTCGTCGAGGCAGAAGTCGGAGTCGGCTCCGCTGAGCTGCATGTCCAGGACATGCTCACCTACTGGCGCAACGAATTTCCTCCGGCGGTAATGGATGACCCGCTGGGAGAGCACGAGTTCCTGAACGCAACGAAAGCGCGCTTGCGACTGCTTCCCCCTTTGCTGGACGCCGCGGGACTCCACGGGCTACCACACACTCGCTATCATGAGATCGCGGCGCTGATGCTCCCGGAGGAGATTCATCCAGAAGTGGTCGAGAAACTCGACGCCATTTGCCGTGCTTTCGGGGTCGAGCCATGAACCCGCACGAAGTTTCCGAGCCAATCCTGAACGCACCCTTCGATGAACCCAGGGAGCACTGGTGGATTACGGAGCACGATCCGCCGGAGCGGCGTCCGGGCCGGCGTCCAGCCATGTATTTTTACCGCCGCCCGGGCAGCGAGCCGTCGTTGGAGCAGCAGGGAACCGGCACTGCCATTGAGTTGAAGCTGGTGAACCGAGTCCGTGCCAAGCTTGCCGAATGGCGGCCCTTGGCGCTGCGCGGCGAAGGCGGCGTGACCCGAACCACCGTAGAGTTGTTGCGTTACTGGCGGCAGGAAGGACGGAGACACCGGTTGTTCTTTGCCCAGATCGAGGCCGCCGAGACGATCATTTTCCTTACCGAGGCCCGCCCTGATTTCCTGCAGGGGATCCGTGTCCCGCTCGACGAACCGGGCGAGGAGGCCCGGGCGGACGGGTTCCGAGCCTTTCGTCGCTACGCTTGCAAGATGGCTACGGGCACGGGAAAGACGACCGTCATGGGAATGCTCGCTGCTTGGAGCATTCTCAACAAGGTCGCAGCCCGTGGGGACGCTCGTTTTTCGGACGTGGTGTTGATCGTGTGTCCCAACGTCACGATCCGAAACCGGCTTGAGGAACTCAAGCCGCAAGCCGGTGAGGCCAGCCTTTACCGCACGCGTGACCTCGTCCCGTCACACCTCATGCCGCAGCTCGCACGTGGACACGTGCTTGTCACCAACTGGCACGTGTTTGAGCCGAAGACCGCGCAGGTCGCCGGCCAGTCGGCAAAGGTCCTCCGCGCCGGACGCGAGATCCGCACGAGGGAGACCATACGTATTGGCCCCAAGACAACCACGGCGCGCGGCATCCGTTACCTGACTTTGGCCGATCTCGAACGGCAGGCGGCCGCTGGCCTGATTGCCGTTCGTGATGAACAGCGGGACCGGCAAGGCAATCTCAAGTCGGTTTCCGTGGAATCGTTCCGGTACGTCGAGAGTGATGCCAAGCTCATCGACCGCGTTCTCGGGCGAGAAATCGGAGGCAAGGGCAACATTCTGGTCATGAACGACGAAGCACATCACGCGTATCGGCTCAGGCGTGTTGAGCCAGAAGAGGGCGAGGAGGATCTGTTCGGCGAAACCGATGACAGCGAGGAGTTTTATAGGGAAGCGACGGTATGGGTCGACGGGCTTGACCGTGTCCACAAGCATCGCGGTATCAACCTGTGTGTAGACCTCTCTGCCACCCCCTACTACCTGGGCCGGGTCGGACAGGACGCCAACCGGCCGTTTCCGTGGGTTGTCAGTGATTTCGGACTTGTCGACGCCATCGAGTCGGGACTCGTCAAGATTCCGCAGCTTGCGGTTCGGGACACAACCGGCAGCCACATCCCTGGCTACTTCAACATCTGGCGCTGGATCCTGCCGAGATTGACCCCTGCGGAGCGCGGCGGCCGGCGGGGAAGCGTGAAGCCCGAAGCGGTCCTCAAGTATGCGCATGTTCCAGTCGCCATGTTAGGTGGACTGTGGGAGTTGCTACGCGAGGAGTGGAGCAAACGGGATGGTGAAAGCCGGCCGCCCGTATTCATCATCGTGTGCAAGAACACCGCGCTCGCCAAGGTCATTTACCAGTGGCTCGCCGAGGACAAGGCGCCGGTGGGGATTCCGCCCGCGCGTCTTGAAGGTCTGCGGAACACGGACGGGAACCTTTGCACCATACGTGTGGACTCCAAGGTTGTGCGCGAGTCCGACAGCGGACAGACGAGGTCCGATGCGGACCAATGGATGCGCGTGACGCTGGATACAGTCGGTAAGACTGACTGGCCGCGGGACGGACAGAGACGGCCCATCTACCCTGAAGGCTTCGAGACGCTGGCCAACAAACTCGAACGACCACTTCATCCAC
It includes:
- a CDS encoding DNA methyltransferase; its protein translation is MAGKKNTVGRKGKTRSARSYGHPEAGALLRPDIGMQAQFRKKKPLATYRYDTSLSPALEWDGQNSGREEGEAKIASLEDRIARLSAIVDPVNGDLSERDVARAKEELAAAREDATALKTLSKPFLNWAGKAERLSFDVPTLPLFVHERLSTSAILETLKGHTRDRQVNMFDLFGESDLPIHDRLLRAYEHQNGWVNRLILGDSLVVMNSLLGYEGVGGQVQTIYMDPPYAVKFGSNFQPFVRKRDVTHGDDEHMVREPEMVQAYRDTWELGLHSFLTYLRDRLLLARELLHPSGSIFVQMSDTNLHHVREVMDEVFGAECFVSQISFQTTSGFQTKTLATLGDFILWYARDPERLKVRKLFEEQPVVLGEGNARWVLLPDGSYRGVTAAERRGEAAVPTESRLYSPSGMESPGSPSQPQPFDFQGRKFEPNHNRHWAANYPIGLERLARAGRIHVAANSLRYRRFPSDFPYKTLGNIWTDTMTGSFTETKSYVVQTNPKVIERCLLMTSDPGDLVFDPTCGSGTTAYCAEKWGRRWITTDTSRVPLALARQRLLTSTFEFYQLKELGRGPAGGFEYRRRQNAKGEEVGGIVPHITLESIANDEPAKEEVLVDRPETDAGVTRVSGPFCVEATIPTPVDWEGDGKEDSGDASAAKAYASHVNRMIAVLQHSPVLRLGGGQTVTLSKVRLPARTMSLSAEASVEGYGEQTAAIVFGPENGAVSELLVFEAAREAYAKGYGHLYVIGFAIQPDARRLIEGCEQTVGVPATYVQASMDLLMGNLLKNLRSSQIFSVCGLPDVRIRKSAKQGYQVELRGLDVFDPVAMDSDHRQGSDVPAWFLDTDYNGLCFHVCQAFFPRTSAWEGLKRSLQGEFEDTVWAHLSGTVSTPFQAGEHGQVAVKVVDDRGNELMVVKPLSEADG
- a CDS encoding AAA family ATPase, which encodes MIRTVRIRGFKRFDDVEFRLPGHMVLAGPNNTGKTTVLQAIASWSLALRRWRELNDFNPRQGYTRAPIARQAFAAVPLRSFDLMWKDREYWDQIEIEIRHDAGWSVTMELIADSTEQIYVRPKVDVPADTLRKLDLGVVYVPPMTGLETNERLFQPAAIEQILGLSRPGEVLRNLLVVASLDDAAWAAIQDSIGKLFGYELLVPDASGPYIRAEYRMTKGGQPLDIASAGSGFQQVLMLLTFLNTREGSVLLLDEPDAHLHLILQDAIYYELRTVAARHRSQLVIATHSEVIINSVEPRELCVTLNEPRMVADNEERSRLIKSLGVLSNADVMQAFEVRGVLYVEDYTDINILRTWATNLKHKAESLLTTELMWKPVVFQAQEGRPGIKARDHFDALRLVRDELPGLELLDGDAHPAVPETEITRTGLQRLRWRRYEIESYLVHPHALARFVEAEVGVGSAELHVQDMLTYWRNEFPPAVMDDPLGEHEFLNATKARLRLLPPLLDAAGLHGLPHTRYHEIAALMLPEEIHPEVVEKLDAICRAFGVEP
- a CDS encoding DEAD/DEAH box helicase family protein, with translation MNPHEVSEPILNAPFDEPREHWWITEHDPPERRPGRRPAMYFYRRPGSEPSLEQQGTGTAIELKLVNRVRAKLAEWRPLALRGEGGVTRTTVELLRYWRQEGRRHRLFFAQIEAAETIIFLTEARPDFLQGIRVPLDEPGEEARADGFRAFRRYACKMATGTGKTTVMGMLAAWSILNKVAARGDARFSDVVLIVCPNVTIRNRLEELKPQAGEASLYRTRDLVPSHLMPQLARGHVLVTNWHVFEPKTAQVAGQSAKVLRAGREIRTRETIRIGPKTTTARGIRYLTLADLERQAAAGLIAVRDEQRDRQGNLKSVSVESFRYVESDAKLIDRVLGREIGGKGNILVMNDEAHHAYRLRRVEPEEGEEDLFGETDDSEEFYREATVWVDGLDRVHKHRGINLCVDLSATPYYLGRVGQDANRPFPWVVSDFGLVDAIESGLVKIPQLAVRDTTGSHIPGYFNIWRWILPRLTPAERGGRRGSVKPEAVLKYAHVPVAMLGGLWELLREEWSKRDGESRPPVFIIVCKNTALAKVIYQWLAEDKAPVGIPPARLEGLRNTDGNLCTIRVDSKVVRESDSGQTRSDADQWMRVTLDTVGKTDWPRDGQRRPIYPEGFETLANKLERPLHPPGRDVRCIVSVGMLTEGWDCNTVTHIVGLRPFMSQLLCEQVVGRGLRRSSYAVGEDGKLGEEVAKIFGVPFEIVPLKENPPDNGAPPPPKTWRIRAVPEKAALEIRFPRVEGYTQGIRNRVKVDWESIAPLRLDPMDIPPEVEMKAGLPSNTGRPSLVGPGQLERVDLNPYRNNTRLQQLVFEMARDLTRDYREQPGCDAPPHVLFTQLATIVDRYIREKVVPVEPARDIDAFLSPWYGWLVERLVAAVRPDHGNGDEAELPRYESGRGPGSTAEVDFETRRVPYPVVKSHVNAVVPDTAKWEQSAAYRLDTHELVHSFVKNAGLGFAIPYLHNGEQHEYLPDFIVRLTRDTAHYLILETKGYDPIAQVKSQAAHRWVNAVNADRRFGTWSYELVTDMGKVGEAVNRAAMS